From a single Bufo bufo chromosome 9, aBufBuf1.1, whole genome shotgun sequence genomic region:
- the MYOC gene encoding myocilin: MGLLTLPVFISVMLCVAQGSPQLRRANDRQGQCTYTFTVPSPREGTCTEPGEAMTAIWELQRENSAVKQDADALKIRLSLLEKVINRLLGGEGVGQSTSAPHSFTDAQIELQRLKLEKDEWESQRGSLEMAYSDLLKEKSSLEEEKQRLTERLEKVQQRQCPQVVETSRNRDQPVPSKQEPSATGSRGVAARKSSVQSRGGPSELSRWGADGVGYQELKSELTALPASRMLPEIHSASQGPEDTGTDGCGELTWLGEPTTYRKADNIAGKYGVWMKDPEPPSPFTLDTIWRINTVGADIRQVFEYETLDELVKGYPTKVYVVPRSMESNGAVVYKGSLYYVRRKSRILVKYDFKTETLAIQKELVDAGYHGKFPYSWGGYTDIDLAVDEMGLWAIYSTENTKGSIVISQLDPKTLEAKQSWNTTIRKQSVANAFMVCGSLYTVGSYASPTTTINFAFDTHTGVQKQTSIPFQNLYGYTSMVDYNPTEKKIYGWDNYNMVAYDVRLSKM, from the exons ATGGGGCTTCTTACCCTTCCTGTTTTTATTTCAGTTATGCTTTGTGTGGCGCAAGGAAGTCCCCAACTTCGAAGAGCGAATGATCGTCAAGGACAGTGCACCTACACATTCACAGTTCCAAGTCCTAGGGAAGGAACCTGCACAGAACCTGGAGAAGCAATGACAGCTATTTGGGAACTACAACGTGAAAACTCTGCTGTCAAACAAGATgctgatgctttgaaaattaggcTGAGCTTATTGGAGAAGGTGATCAACAGGTTATTGGGAGGTGAAGGAGTTGGACAATCAACTTCTGCACCCCACTCTTTCACAGATGCTCAGATAGAACTGCAGAGGCTGAAGTTGGAAAAGGATGAATGGGAAAGTCAAAGGGGTAGTCTGGAGATGGCTTATTCAGACCTTCTGAAGGAGAAGTCTTCTTTGGAAGAAGAAAAACAGAGGCTAACTGAGAGGCtagaaaaggtgcaacaaaggcaaTGTCCTCAAGTTGTCGAGACATCTAGGAATAGAGATCAGCCAGTACCTTCAAAACAAG aacccTCTGCAACAGGAAGTCGTGGAGTGGCAGCCAGAAAATCCTCAGTACAAAGCAGGGGTGGACCCTCTGAAT TGTCTCGCTGGGGAGCAGACGGGGTGGGGTACCAGGAGCTGAAATCAGAGCTGACAGCACTTCCGGCTTCTAGAATGTTACCAGAAATTCACTCAGCAAGTCAAGGACCAGAGGACACGGGAACAGATG GATGTGGTGAACTTACATGGCTTGGCGAACCCACTACTTACAGAAAGGCAGATAATATAGCAGGGAAATATGGAGTTTGGATGAAAGACCCTGAACCACCATCTCCCTTTACCCTGGACACTATTTGGAGAataaatactgtgggggcagacaTACGTCAAGTTTTTGAGTACGAAACTCTTGATGAACTAGTAAAAGGCTATCCTACCAAAGTATATGTTGTACCTCGTTCCATGGAGAGCAATGGGGCCGTGGTATACAAGGGCTCTCTCTACTACGTACgccgaaaatctagaatattagtAAAATATGATTTCAAAACAGAAACGTTAGCAATCCAGAAGGAACTTGTTGACGCTGGATATCATGGTAAATTCCCTTATTCCTGGGGAGGCTATACAGATATTGATCTGGCAGTGGATGAGATGGGTTTGTGGGCGATCTATAGCACAGAAAATACTAAAGGATCTATAGTTATTTCACAGTTAGATCCCAAAACCTTGGAAGCGAAGCAGAGCTGGAACACCACAATTCGGAAGCAGTCCGTGGCTAATGCTTTCATGGTGTGTGGCTCACTCTACACGGTTGGGAGCTATGCCTCTCCAACCACCACAATCAATTTTGCTTTTGATACTCACACAGGTGTCCAGAAGCAAACTAGCATCCCATTTCAGAATCTCTATGGCTACACCAGTATGGTGGATTACAACCCAACTGAGAAAAAAATTTATGGCTGGGACAATTATAACATGGTGGCCTATGATGTTAGGCTTTCCAAAATGTGA